ATAAAAAAGTTAGAGTAATATTTGGAACTGATGAAGAAAGTGGATTTGGTGATATACCATATTATTTAGAAAATGAAAAAGAACCTATAATGGGATTTACTCCTGACTGTAAGTATCCAGTTGTTTATGGTGAAAAAGGTATGGCAAGGTTTAAAGTTACAACTACTAATAATATAGATGAAGATACTTTTGTTAGTTTATTAGATAATTTATCTAGCAATATAATGATCACCTATAAAGAACTATCTAGATTTGGTGATGATCTGGTATTAGACTTTAAAGTAAAATATGACTTTAGTTATACTTTAGAAGATGTAATAGATGAAATTAAAAAAAGTATATCAAATGATCTTAATATAGAAATTGTATTAAACTTTAACCCTGTTTATTTTGATAAAGAAAGTAAGTTAGTAAAATCTTTACAAGTTGCATATGAAAGGGTTACTAATTTAGATGGTACACCAGTAACAACAAATGGTGGAACTTATGCTAAAGTTATGCCTAATATAGTTCCTTTTGGACCATCATTTCCAGGGCAAAAAGGAATTGCACATAATGAAAATGAATATATGAGTATAGACGATATTATATTAAATACAAAAATATTTGCAAATGCTATATATGAACTAGCTAAGGAGGATTAAGTGTTAGAGATTATAGGAATGAGTGTTGAAGATGCCAAGGCAATTGAATATTGTGGGGCTAATAGGATAGAACTTGTAAGTGCACTTACAGAAGGTGGACTTACACCGAGTTTTTCAATGATAGAAAAAGTTATAAATAGTGTGAATATACCTGTTAATGTAATGATTAGAAATCATGCAAAAAGCTTTAGATATAGTGAGTATGATTTAGAAGTAATGCAAAAAGATATAGAAATAGTAAAGTCTTTAGGAGCCAATGGAGTTGTACTTGGTTTATTAGATGATAATAAGAAAATAGATACGGATGGATTAGAGAAACTTTTAGAAGCTGTATCTGATATAGATGTAACTTTTCATAAAGCAATAGATGAGACTAATGTATTAGAAAGTGTTAATGTACTTAATAAATATGATAAGATAACAAATATATTAACAGCAGGGGGAGTTAAGAATATTTTAGAGAATACTAATGATATTAAATCTATGATAAAAAACTCAAAAGCTAATATATTATTAGGCGGCGGATTAAATTTTGACAATATAGAAAATATTAAAAAATTAACACATGCAACAGATTTTCATTTTGGAACAGCTGTTAGAATTAATAAAAGTCCATTTGGAGAAATTGATACAAATAAATTAAGTCAATTAGTAAAGCTTTTAGAAGTATAATTTTATACTTCTAAAAGCTTTATTGATAAAGATATAAGGACAGATTTATAAAGGATAATATTTACATTGGAATATAAAAAAAGTAAAATGTGATTATAGATATATAATTATAAAAAGGTGGATTTTATAAATAGTAAGTTTTAAATTCCAAAGAAATTATAAAATTATGTAATTTGTATTTTCTATACAAGCTCTTAATAAAGTTAAAAAAGAATCTAATGAGTTTGCATAATTTTTTATTATCTCCTAAAAATAATTGTAGGCTAAACGATAGATTATTTATAGGAGGCATAAAATGGATTTTAGAAATGATGGAGTAATAGGAAATTTACCTAAAAATATAAACAAAGAAGTTCCAACTCCAAATGCTGATGCAAAAACAATAACAAAGCTTGTAAAGCATGATGGAGATGTTGTTGGATATGAATTATCAAATGGTCAAAGAATAACTAAGGATGAAGGAATACAAATGGCTAAAATGGGAGAAATAGCAGGTGTTGCTGTCGCTACTAATAAAGGCAATGAGTATTTAAGAAGTTTACCAGATGATAATGAAAATAACAATTTAGGCAATTTACCTAGTATAACTGACTAATATAAAAAGGTCTAAGATAATCATGATTATCTTAGACCTTTTTTACGCTTAAGGATATTATAATACTTAAAAAAATATGGATAAATTCTGAATGTAAGTAATATCAACAAATTGGTTTTGAGCGTAAAAAAGATTTTGAAATACTTCGCCCACGCAGTGGCTCAAGCAACGGACGAAGTCGTTGGCGACATGAAGTGTTTCGCCGACACGTCGCTCAAGCGAAGCGAATTTTTTACTAATCATTTTTAATTTGCATCAATAAAAATGGAATTAATCCCCATGGAAAATTAGGAGAATTAGCTTGAGTTAAACATTCAACATTAAGGATTAAAGATGCATCTAATACTATATATTCAGGCGTTCTACCTTCTCTTATTCTATAACCTTTAATATTATTGTTTTTTCTATCTATTTCAGTAACTAAGAAAGGAAATGAAATTCTGTTTACACATTTACCGTTTTCAAGTTTTGTACATTGAGTTATTTTAACTATTCCATTACAAGATTTTATTATATCAAATATTGTAGGATTTTCATTTGGTTTATTATCTGGATTATTTGATTTTATACATTCTACTTTTAGTATTTGCTCTGCTTTTAACACTATATCTTCATAGGGCTTATCATCTCTTAATATAGTCCCTTCTATAAAATCACAAGTTTTATATAATCTTTTTATTTGTATAACATTTGTCTTAGTATTCATACATTGTCCTTCTATTCTTAAAGAGCAGTAAGTTATTTTTAATACTTTACTGTTACATTGTTCAATTGCTTGATAAATATCATAAGGACTTAATGTTTTTAAATTAAAGTCAGGTCTTACATAATAGCTCAAAATAATACCTCCCCTTAATAAATATAAAAGTTGTCTATATTATACTATGGTAAAGACTTATAAGAGTTACTTCTATATATCAATATTTATTATATTGACATTGGAATATAAAGGAAGTAAAATGTGATTACAACTGTATATACAGCAGAAAAAAGGGGGATTTTATGAATAGTAAGCTAAATACAAAAGAAATTATTATGTCAGCACTACTTTGTGCTATAGGAATTATGATACCAATGATTTCTCCAATAAAGATAGTGCTTGAACCTGCATCATTTACATTAGCAAGTCATGTTGCAATATTTATAGCTATGTTTATATCAACAAAAGTGGCATTACTTGTTACAGTAGGAACTGCTATAGGATTTTTTATAGGAGGTTTTCCAATAGTTGTAGTGGCTAGAGCTTTAAGTCATTTAGTATTTGTAATTCTTGGAATGAGTTTAATTAAAAATAAGGCAAGTATTACTATTAAAGGATCTTTAGGAAGTTCGTTTATTATAGGGGTGATTCATGGTATTTGTGAAGTTTTAGTTGTTATACCATTTTACTTTAATTCATCATTATCACCAGCATATTATGATAAAGGATTTTTACAAGGAGTTATATTATTAGTAGGGGTTGGAACAGTTATACATAGTATGTTAGATTTTACTTTATCCGTATACATATGGAACTTACTTCCTAAAGGATTTGTAAATAAAATAGGTAAAGAAGAGAAATTAGGGAAAGTGCAAAAAGTCTAGGATATCCTAGACTTTTTTACGCTTAAGGATATTATAATACTTAAAAAAATGTGGATAAATTCTGAATGTAAGTAATATCAATAAATTGGTTTTGAGCATAAAAAAGATTTTGAAATACTTCGCCCACGTAGTGGCTCAAGCAACGGACGAAGTCGTTGGCGACATGAAGTGTTTCATCGACACGTCGCTCAAGCGAAGCGAATTTTTTATTAGCGTATTTGACAGAAGTGGCAACTAGTGTTATATCGTTGATGCTATGAAGTGATTTGCCGACACGTCGCTAAAGCGAATTAAATTTTAACTTTATTAATTAATGTCATAAGATTGTAATAAGTTTCTCCTATAATATAATCTGTTGTGCTAGTTATTTTGCCAGACGCATTGAAATTACTATATAAATTTATTTAGTTATCAAAATATATTTTTTAGAATCTAGCATTTTCAATAGTTATAATTAACTAGCACAACGAGTTAATATAATAAGTGGTATAGCAAATAAGAAATATTAGGAGGGAAAATATGAGTATATTAAAAACTAAAAAATTAGTAAAAATATATGGAGAAGAACCAAATTTAGTAAAAGCATTAGATAATATAAGTATAGAAATAAATGAAGGTGAATTTGTAGCAATAATAGGTACTTCAGGTAGTGGAAAATCAACACTACTTAATATGTTAGGAGGACTTGATAAACCAACTAGTGGAGAAATAATTATTTCTAATAAGCTACTTAGTAAATTAAGTGATGAAGAACTTACTATATTTAGAAGAAGAAATATAGGATTTATATTTCAAAATTACAACTTAGTTCCGATACTAAATGTATATGAAAATATAGTATTACCAATTGAATTAGATGGTTCAAAAATAGATACAAACTATGTAGATTCAATAATTAATACTTTAGGATTAAAAGAAAAACTAACTAATATGCCAAATAATTTATCAGGTGGTCAGCAACAAAGAGTAGCAATAGCAAGAGCATTAGCAACAAAGCCTGCAATAATTTTAGCTGATGAACCAACAGGAAATTTAGATAGTAAAACTAGTATGGATGTTATAGGATTATTAAAAATAACTAGTAAAAAGTTTAATCAAACTATTGTTATGATTACTCATAACGAAGAAATTGCCCAACTTGCAGACAAAATTATAAGAATAGAGGATGGCAAGGTAGTAGTAAGAGGTGATAAGTAATGAGGTTTGAAAATAATAATAAAGAAGTTATAAAAAAGATTACTAATCGTTCTTTAAAATCTAATAAAACTA
The Romboutsia ilealis genome window above contains:
- a CDS encoding Sapep family Mn(2+)-dependent dipeptidase — encoded protein: MDILNNKVDNLKDLLIDDILDIVKIPSVKGKATNSFPFGENVAKALNKALEISEKLGFKTKNLDNYIGYADYGEGEDYICIIGHIDVVKEGSGWTYPPYSGHIENGNIYARGVLDNKGPIISALYGLYAIKELGIKLDKKVRVIFGTDEESGFGDIPYYLENEKEPIMGFTPDCKYPVVYGEKGMARFKVTTTNNIDEDTFVSLLDNLSSNIMITYKELSRFGDDLVLDFKVKYDFSYTLEDVIDEIKKSISNDLNIEIVLNFNPVYFDKESKLVKSLQVAYERVTNLDGTPVTTNGGTYAKVMPNIVPFGPSFPGQKGIAHNENEYMSIDDIILNTKIFANAIYELAKED
- a CDS encoding copper homeostasis protein CutC; translation: MLEIIGMSVEDAKAIEYCGANRIELVSALTEGGLTPSFSMIEKVINSVNIPVNVMIRNHAKSFRYSEYDLEVMQKDIEIVKSLGANGVVLGLLDDNKKIDTDGLEKLLEAVSDIDVTFHKAIDETNVLESVNVLNKYDKITNILTAGGVKNILENTNDIKSMIKNSKANILLGGGLNFDNIENIKKLTHATDFHFGTAVRINKSPFGEIDTNKLSQLVKLLEV
- a CDS encoding DUF3892 domain-containing protein, with the protein product MDFRNDGVIGNLPKNINKEVPTPNADAKTITKLVKHDGDVVGYELSNGQRITKDEGIQMAKMGEIAGVAVATNKGNEYLRSLPDDNENNNLGNLPSITD
- a CDS encoding ABC transporter ATP-binding protein, producing MSILKTKKLVKIYGEEPNLVKALDNISIEINEGEFVAIIGTSGSGKSTLLNMLGGLDKPTSGEIIISNKLLSKLSDEELTIFRRRNIGFIFQNYNLVPILNVYENIVLPIELDGSKIDTNYVDSIINTLGLKEKLTNMPNNLSGGQQQRVAIARALATKPAIILADEPTGNLDSKTSMDVIGLLKITSKKFNQTIVMITHNEEIAQLADKIIRIEDGKVVVRGDK